From Apium graveolens cultivar Ventura chromosome 9, ASM990537v1, whole genome shotgun sequence, the proteins below share one genomic window:
- the LOC141682746 gene encoding uncharacterized protein LOC141682746 — protein MFLSRIFGRALCTAAKSESSAAAAAASTARMGHNPLEEFFETDRSPDEDKPIVYGRSWKASELRLKSWDDLHKLWYVLLKEKNMLMTQRQMLNSQNLRFPNPERIPKVRKSMCRIKHVLTERAIEDPDPRRSAEMKRLINAL, from the exons ATGTTTTTGTCAAGAATTTTTGGGAGGGCACTTTGCACTGCTGCTAAATCCGAGAGTTCGGCTGCGGCAGCTGCTGCTTCTACAGCTAGGATGGGGCATAACCCACTTGAGGAGTTTTTCGAGACTGATAGAAGCCCGGATGAGGACAAGCCCATTGTTTATG GGCGGAGTTGGAAGGCGTCCGAACTTCGTCTCAAGTCTTGGGATGATCTTCACAAACTATGGTATGTTCTGCTGAAGGAGAAAAACATGTTGATGACTCAACGCCAGATGCTTAATTCACAGAATCTAAGGTTTCCTAATCCAGAGCGTATTCCCAAG GTAAGGAAGTCCATGTGCCGGATCAAGCATGTACTGACTGAGAGAGCAATTGAAGATCCAGATCCTAGGAGATCCGCAGAGATGAAAAGGTTGATCAATGCTTTGTGA